GGCCCCACGCCGCGGCCATGGCGTCGAAGGAGCCGCCGATCGTCAGCGTCGCCGACGTCAACACCACGGTCGAACGCGAGAACACGCGCTGGCGTAGCAGGCCGGCGACCGACAGCGGGGCCACCCGCAACACCGGGCGCGGTGAACCCCGGTTCTCCTCGTGTTCCAGCCACACCACGTCGGTGCGGTCGGGAATGGCCGGCCCGAACGAGGCGAGCACCCGCGACGCGGTCTCCGAAATCTCGGTCAGCGCGGCGACGGCTTCGGCGCGCGCCGCCGCCGCCTTGGCGTCGTTCGTGGTGTCGATCGCCGAGCGCGCCGCGGTCGCGATGTCGCGCAACGCGGCCAGGTATGCCGCCATGTCCTCGTCGAGGCGGTCGATGCGCCCCGGTGTGCCGTCGTGAATGGCCGCGGCGAAGTTGGCCGTCGTGGCGTCGAGGCGCTGGATCAGCTCCGGGCTCACCAACCGGGAGATGCGGCGCGAGGCGACCCCGAGCGCGGCCGACGTCAGCTCCGCGGTGGCCACCGACGTCACCCGGTCCACCAGCTCGTGCGCCTCGTCGACCACCAGCAGCGCGTGCTCGGGCAGCACCGCCGATTCGGACACCGCGTCGATGGCCAGCAGCGCATGATTGGTCACCACGACGTCGGCGCGACCGGCCAGGCCCCTGGCCCGCTCGGAGAAGCACTCGGTGCCGAACGGGCAGCGGGCCACCCCGAGGCATTCCCGCGCGGAAACGCTGACCTGGGACCAGGACCGGTCGGGGACGCCCGGTTTCAGATCATCGCGGTCACCGGATTCGGTGCTCGACGCCCACTCGGTGAGCCGTTGCACGTCGCGGCCTAGCGCGCTGACGGCCATGGGGTTGAAGAGTTCCTCTTGCGGCCGCCCGTCGGCGTCGTCACCGTCGGCGGCCCCGCCGTTGTGAACCTTGTTGAGACACAGGTAGTTTCGTCGACCCTTGAGCAACGCGAACTGCGGCCGGCGCGGCAGCTTGTCGGCGAGCGCATCGGCGAGCCGCGGCAGATCGCGATCCACGAGCTGGCGTTGCAGCGCGATGGTGGCGGTGGACACGACGACGGGGGAGTCGTCGCTCAGGGCGTGCACGATCGCGGGCACCAGATAGGCGAGCGACTTCCCGGTGCCGGTGCCCGCCTGCACGACGAGGTGCTCGTCGGTGGCGAAGGCCTGCGCCACCGCCGCGGCCATCTCCTGCTGGCCGCGGCGTTCGCTGCCGCCGAGCGCGGCCACGGCGGTGGCCAGCAGCTCGGGCATGGGCACGTCGGACGTCGTCACTCCCTTGCTCAGGCCCGGATTTGTGTCGTCGTGACCGCGGGTTCGCCGTGCGACAGGTTCAAACCCTCCCACGGCAGACTGCGCAGCCCGGAAGCTACCAGCTCGCGCGCGGCGGCGAG
The sequence above is drawn from the Mycobacterium marseillense genome and encodes:
- a CDS encoding ATP-dependent DNA helicase, producing the protein MPELLATAVAALGGSERRGQQEMAAAVAQAFATDEHLVVQAGTGTGKSLAYLVPAIVHALSDDSPVVVSTATIALQRQLVDRDLPRLADALADKLPRRPQFALLKGRRNYLCLNKVHNGGAADGDDADGRPQEELFNPMAVSALGRDVQRLTEWASSTESGDRDDLKPGVPDRSWSQVSVSARECLGVARCPFGTECFSERARGLAGRADVVVTNHALLAIDAVSESAVLPEHALLVVDEAHELVDRVTSVATAELTSAALGVASRRISRLVSPELIQRLDATTANFAAAIHDGTPGRIDRLDEDMAAYLAALRDIATAARSAIDTTNDAKAAAARAEAVAALTEISETASRVLASFGPAIPDRTDVVWLEHEENRGSPRPVLRVAPLSVAGLLRQRVFSRSTVVLTSATLTIGGSFDAMAAAWGLTAAASDDDDARWRGLDVGSPFEHAKAGILYVAAHLPPPGRDGVGSAEQLTEIAELITAADGRTLGLFSSMRAARAAAEAMRERLSTPVLCQGDDSTSALVEQFSAEPQTSLFGTLSLWQGVDVPGPSLSLVLIDRIPFPRPDDPLLGARQRAVAARGGNGFMAVAANHAALLLAQGSGRLLRRVTDRGVVAVLDSRMVTAGYGGYLRASLPPFWQTTNGAQVREALQRLRGASESQEGLSA